The DNA region CGACCTAGCCCAGCCAACAATATCAGTGCCCTCCTCAGTGAACGAAGGATCCAATGCTCTTTTCCTCGTGATCAGCTCGAGCAGCAACACCCCGTAACTGTACACGTCGGACTCCCTGGTCTTCGTAGTCATGAATGCATTTTCTGGTACagagaaattgaaaatcacttttaaattaaattgtcGACAAGAAAATGAGTTAGCATCTTCCTAGTTTTGAAAAGTGGCAATGAGACAGTGTATTAGACTACTGGTGCATCTGAGTTTCAGAAAGCTACAACATGTGAATGAATCGATTCAATCATCCAGTTGAATGAAATATCAAAGAACCAGTAGTATCTACAAGAACTGCTTTACCTGGAGCAATATAGCCGATTGTTCCCACAACGGACACAGAAGGTGTTGCAATAGAAGACTGATCGAGTAGCTTAGCGATCCCGAAATCAGATATATGAGGATTCATCTGAGTCCAAGAGTATGTTGTTGGGCTTTATGTCTCTGTGCACCACAGCGGGGTCGCAATCGTGATGGAGATACGCCAGTCCGTGAGCTATCCCCAAAGCAATCTTGTACCGGACACGCCATTCCAAGTCAGTCGGTGGATTCTTCTCATGTAAAACTCCATGTAAACTACCAGCCTCCATGTAAGGATACAGAAGCAGACCGTAGTCCTTCCGGACCCAAAACTCCTCCAACTTGACCAAGTTCCGGTGTCTCAAAGCTTTCACAGTCTGAATTTCCCGAATCATGCTCATTCTTCCTTGCCTGGGCCCTCCAAAGACCAGTTTCTTCACGGCATAGACATTGTTCGGGCCCAGAGAAGCCTTGAACACAGTGCCATGAGCCCCTTTTCCTATGATGTACCGCTCATTTAGGTTCTCTGTGGCTTCCATCACTTTGTTTAGGAGAGAAGACGGGCCGTCCTGGGCAGAAATCTCGGTGTCTTCGTCTGGTTTTCTGAACAACTTAGTCAAGCAAACCAATCCAACGAGCACAATAATAACAAAGAGAGATGAAAACAGTGATATCACGACGATATCGACTTTTGTGAGGCCCTGTCTGTTTCTCCGATTGTCACAAGGGCTGAGAACGGAGTTTCTCGGGCAAATGGAGGAATTTGAGGATAGACAATTTACACATAGGCCAGGATTTCTCAAGAAGGAAGACGGCGATTTGTTTAGTATGTCCCATAGTCTCTCCGGTACGGGACCTGTGAACAGGTTATAAGAGATATTGATCTCAGTCAGCGAGTGAAGATTTCCAAGAACTGATAGACTTCCTGACAGGTTATTAGtggaaatatcaagcctctGTAGCATGATGAGACTCCCGATCTCCGTTGGAAGTTGGCCTGATAAAGCGTTATTGCGCAAATCCAAATCATACATTAGACTTTTCAGTGTGTCGATCAAATCAGGGATTTCACCTTTGAACATATTTCCACCTACTTGTAGCACCGAAAGCTTCTCAAAGTCGGCTAAGAAAGGTGGAATTTCCCCTGAGAAATGATTGCCTGTCAAAACCAAAGTCGATAAGCTGGTCAAGCTCCTTAGACTTGAAGGAATCGATCCATTAAAGGAATTGAACCCCACATCGAACTTCTCCATCAGAGTGCAGTTGGAAAGCTCCGCTGGAAGTGGGCCTTCTAGTACATTGTGGGAAAGATTCAAAGATTGAAGATTGTGAAGATAGCCCAATTCCAATGGTATAGAACCCGTGAACTTGTTGGAGGACAGGTTAATGCTAGTAAGATTCTTACACTTTCCGAAGCTACGGGGAATCGCTCCAGCTATGGAATTTTTGCTGATGTCGATGAAGGTAAGATTCTGGGCACCACCAAAGTCGGGCAGAGCCCCAGTCAAGCTGTTCTCCTTAATGATTAGCCGTGTTAGACTGGGACAGCTTCCGATACCTGAAGGTACGGAACCCAATAGTCGGTTCAGACCAAGGTCCAGCACCTTCAATTGCTTTCCTCGGCAAAGATTGGGCGGAATAGTACCTTTGAAGCTGTTATTGGTCAAATCCAATTCTGTCAAGCTGCTGTTAAATCCCAAACCCTGAGGGATGATTCCGGAGAAATTATTGTTAAACAAAGTAAGGTTCTTCAACTGTCTCAGTTCAACTATCTTGGAAGGCAGCTCACCGAATAGATTGTTGTTATACAGAAGCACACTCTCGAGGGTCTGAATCCTCCAAATGCGAATCGGGATTTCGCCGACCAAGTGATTGGAGAACAGAAGAAGGCCTTTTAATTTGCTTAGTCTCCCCAACTCCTTTGGGATCTCCCCCTCAAGCTGGTTTGCGTAAGCCTCTAGCCTTATCAGTGACTCGCAATTTCCAAGCTCGGGAGGAATCTTCCCCGATAACTGATTCTGAGAGAGATAAAGACCCGCAAGCTTAGGTAAACGGCCCAAGGTGGACGGGATATTGCCAGTGAGGTTGGCGCTTACTGCAGCTAACAATGTTAAGTTACTGCAGTTGCCCAATTCCGGAGGAAGACCTCCATTGAAACCGTTGAATGACAAGACCAAGGATTGCAAATTCCGGCAATCTCCCAACTCGAAGGGGATGTTGCCCTCGAAATGGTTCTCGCTAACGTCCACATTGACAAGGTTCTTGAGATTTCTTATACTTTTCGGTAAGACTCCTTGGAAACTGTTATTGGTCAGGTAAAGCTCCTGCAAGTTACTGCAGTTTCCAATGGAGTCTGGGACCATACCCGACAACCGATTGCTCCAAACCCACAGAGACGAAAGCTCGCTCATGTTCCCCACATTGCTGGGAAGCGAACCGCTAAGATCATTCAGGTGAAGGTACACAATTTCCAATCGGGGGATCTCAAACAACGAAGGCGGTATCTTCCCCGAGAGCGAGTTGCTGTACAAGCTCAACAGGAGCAAATTCTGCAGGTTCTTCAAGTCACCCGGGATTTCTCCCGTGAACCCGTTACTGGAAAGGTCCAAGTACTCGAGACCACTGCAGTTGCCCAGCTGCGGAGGGATTTGGCCGGTAAAGTAGTTGAAGCTAAGGTCAATGGTCTGCAACTGGGACAAGTACCCGACTTCGGATCGTAACTGACCCGAAACTCCGGCACCCGAGAGGTTCAGCGAGAGCACGGCGGAGTGGTCACTGTTGCATTCCACGCCTACCCAGCTACATGGGGTGGAATCAGAAGCATTCCAGGTGGAGCTCAGGGAAGGAGGCATGGTTGTCCAGTGCCTCGAGAGGGATAACAGAGCGAGCCCATCGGAGCTCAAAGAAGACACCGAGACAGCGAACCCCAACAGATGGAAGAGAAGTAACGGCAAGAAATGGCTGAAACCGAGCTCCATCGACTACCCGAAATGACGAATATCAGAACTTTACTCACCTCAACTCAAGAAACAGAGCTTGAGAACCTCTTCAATGGTGGGAGCAGAAAAAAACATGGCTTCCCAAGAGCTTCACAGCTCACACAGTTGTTCCATAGGATGCATAAGCTCTGTGTTGTGTGTGAAAGGGT from Punica granatum isolate Tunisia-2019 chromosome 3, ASM765513v2, whole genome shotgun sequence includes:
- the LOC116199743 gene encoding LOW QUALITY PROTEIN: receptor-like protein kinase (The sequence of the model RefSeq protein was modified relative to this genomic sequence to represent the inferred CDS: inserted 2 bases in 1 codon) — its product is MELGFSHFLPLLLFHLLGFAVSVSSLSSDGLALLSLSRHWTTMPPSLSSTWNASDSTPCSWVGVECNSDHSAVLSLNLSGAGVSGQLRSEVGYLSQLQTIDLSFNYFTGQIPPQLGNCSGLEYLDLSSNGFTGEIPGDLKNLQNLLLLSLYSNSLSGKIPPSLFEIPRLEIVYLHLNDLSGSLPSNVGNMSELSSLWVWSNRLSGMVPDSIGNCSNLQELYLTNNSFQGVLPKSIRNLKNLVNVDVSENHFEGNIPFELGDCRNLQSLVLSFNGFNGGLPPELGNCSNLTLLAAVSANLTGNIPSTLGRLPKLAGLYLSQNQLSGKIPPELGNCESLIRLEAYANQLEGEIPKELGRLSKLKGLLLFSNHLVGEIPIRIWRIQTLESVLLYNNNLFGELPSKIVELRQLKNLTLFNNNFSGIIPQGLGFNSSLTELDLTNNSFKGTIPPNLCRGKQLKVLDLGLNRLLGSVPSGIGSCPSLTRLIIKENSLTGALPDFGGAQNLTFIDISKNSIAGAIPRSFGKCNHFSGEIPPFLADFEKLSVLQVGGNMFKGEIPDLIDTLKSLMYDLDLRNNALSGQLPTEIGSLIMLQRLDISTNNLSGSLSVLGNLHSLTEINISYNLFTGPVPERLWDILNKSPSSFLRNPGLCVNCLSSNSSICPRNSVLSPCDNRRNRQGLTKVDIVVISLFSSLFVIIVLVGLVCLTKLFRKPDEDTEISAQDGPSSLLNKVMEATENLNERYIIGKGAHGTVFKASLGPNNVYAVKKLVFGGPRQGRMSMIREIQTVKALRHRNLVKLEEFWVRKDYGLLLYPYMEAGSLHGVLHEKNPPTDLEWRVRYKIALGIAHGLAYLHHDCDPAVVHRDIKPNNILLDSDXNPHISDFGIAKLLDQSSIATPSVSVVGTIGYIAPENAFMTTKTRESDVYSYGVLLLELITRKRALDPSFTEEGTDIVGWARSVWNRTRYIKRLVDSGLAEEFFDSGIMEQVKDVFSIAFRCVEPDPSKRPNMRSVVNQLLDANAQSMSK